In a genomic window of Oncorhynchus masou masou isolate Uvic2021 chromosome 4, UVic_Omas_1.1, whole genome shotgun sequence:
- the LOC135522408 gene encoding RAC-gamma serine/threonine-protein kinase-like, translated as MSDQNVVKEGWVQKRGEYIKNWRPRYFLLKTDGSFIGYKDKPQDADLAYPLNNFSVAKCQLMKTERPKPNTFIIRCLQWTTVIERTFHVDTPDERDEWAEAIQMVADSLAKQEEEGILCSPTSQIENEVNEEEMDTSTSQHKRKTMNDFDYLKLLGKGTFGKVILVKEKASGTYYAMKILKKEVIIAKDEVAHTLTESRVLKNTRHPFLTSLKYSFQTKDRLCFVMEYVNGGELFFHLSRERVFSEDRTRFYGAEIVSALDYLHSAKIVYRDLKLENLMLDKDGHVKITDFGLCKEGITDTATMKTFCGTPEYLAPEVLEDNDYGRAVDWWGLGVVMYEMMCGRLPFYNQDHEKLFELILMEEIKFPRTLSSDSKSLLSGLLIKDPNKRLGGGPDDAKEIMRHSFFVAIDWQDVYDKKLVPPFMPQVSSETDTRYFDEEFTAQTITITPPEKYDEDGMGEGDSERRPHFPQFSYSASGRE; from the exons ATGAGTGACCAAAACGTTGTCAAGGAAGGCTGGGTTCAGAAGAGAG GTGAGTACATAAAGAACTGGAGGCCGCGCTACTTCCTGCTGAAGACAGACGGATCCTTCATCGGCTACAAAGACAAACCCCAGGACGCAGACCTGGCCTATCCCCTCAATAACTTCTCTGTAGCAA aatGTCAGCTGATGAAGACAGAGCGGCCAAAGCCCAACACATTCATCATCCGCTGTTTGCAGTGGACAACGGTTATTGAGAGGACATTCCACGTGGACACGCCCGATGAGAG GGATGAGTGGGCCGAGGCCATCCAGATGGTGGCCGACTCCCTGGccaagcaggaggaggaggggatccTGTGCAGCCCCACGTCGCAGATCGAGAATGAGGTCAACGAGGAGGAGATGGACACCTCCACCAGCCAACACAAACGGAAG ACAATGAATGACTTTGACTATCTGAAACTACTGGGTAAAGGCACTTTTGGGAAAGTCattctggtgaaggagaaggcGAGCGGAACTTATTACGCCATGAAGATCCTGAAGAAAGAAGTTATCATCGCCAAG GACGAAGTTGCTCACACCCTCACAGAAAGCAGAGTGTTGAAAAACACCCGACATCCATTCCTAACA TCTCTGAAGTACTCCTTTCAGACCAAGGACCGGTTGTGCTTTGTCATGGAGTATGTGAACGGAGGAGAG CTGTTTTTCCATTTGTCAAGAGAGCGAGTGTTTTCGGAGGACCGCACCCGATTTTACGGAGCTGAGATCGTCTCCGCATTAGACTACCTTCACTCTGCCAAGATAGTGTACCGCGATCTGAAG CTGGAGAACTTGATGCTGGATAAAGACGGGCACGTCAAGATCACGGACTTCGGCCTCTGCAAAGAGGGCATCACCGACACGGCCACCATGAAGACCTTCTGCGGCACGCCAGAGTACCTGGCTCCAGAG GTGCTGGAGGACAATGACTACGGCCGGGCGGTGGATTGGTGGGGTCTGGGCGTGGTCATGTATGAGATGATGTGCGGTCGGCTGCCCTTCTACAACCAGGACCACGAGAAGCTGTTTGAGCTGATCCTCATGGAGGAGATCAAGTTTCCACGCACGCTCTCCTCCGACTCCAAGTCCCTGCTCTCCGGCCTGCTCATCAAGGACCCCAACAAACG ACTCGGTGGGGGTCCAGACGATGCGAAGGAGATAATGCGCCACAGTTTCTTTGTGGCTATAGACTGGCAAGACGTCTACGACAAAAAG tTGGTCCCCCCCTTCATGCCACAGGTCtcgtcagagacagacacccgGTATTTCGATGAGGAGTTCACGGCACAGACGATCACCATCACTCCCCCGGAGAAAT ACGATGAAGACGGGATGGGTGAGGGTGACAGCGAACGGAGGCCTCATTTCCCACAATTCTCGTATTCGGCCAGCGGACGAGAGTGA